The proteins below come from a single uncultured Flavobacterium sp. genomic window:
- a CDS encoding peptidase domain-containing ABC transporter, giving the protein MEFYKKPRVKFYHQLESTDCGAACLCMILSYHGKQVALSQIKKLFEFTRIGISIEDIVQISTKIGLSSTPLKLTQPQLEEIPLPAILFWKQDHFVVLEKIKHRKEKIFYYLADPGYGRITLDSDVFLKEWLGSNEKGVGVVLEPLDDFLLTNNQKEEKKSIFNSPFIILAFKFLAKNKIKYTGAILLILLSLAANFFIPFTFQKIIDTGITPRAMEVVYYLLFAQILLFISRFISDFISHLILTNINFKLSVNLKKDLLTKLMRLPIKFFDTRLNTETLQRLNDQSKIQNFLTWKGIDLVLNVLNIFVFGAILCYFNPMVFGMYFFLSLLSIVWVVFFLKKRAMLEYAMFLGQSENNNSIYEFIMNMSEIKINNAQGNIINKILRIQTKLNRLELRSLFLNMYQNIGVDFLSKLKEIIAIAICAILIIDNKMTLGTLLSITYVIGQLMNPLQSLVGFIKDTQDANIANERIGEIYNNNDEDNNSKIHIDNENFQQIKLNNVAFKYPGNFNPFVLNNISFQIPENSVTAIVGSSGSGKTTLLKLLLKYYPSTEGEILLDEQNINNVYSNEWRKKCGIVLQDGNIFSGTIAENIALAEEIIDEEKLLNASKIACILDFVESLPMAFHTKIGNTGIELSGGQKQRILIARAVYKNPHYIFFDEATSALDAENEKIIHDNLQEFFKGKTVVIIAHRLSTVKNADQIIVLKNGEIVETGNHQELVYNKANYFNLVKNQLELGA; this is encoded by the coding sequence ATGGAATTCTACAAGAAGCCTAGAGTTAAATTTTATCATCAATTAGAAAGTACCGATTGTGGTGCTGCTTGTTTGTGCATGATATTAAGTTATCATGGCAAACAAGTGGCATTATCTCAAATTAAAAAATTATTTGAGTTTACAAGAATCGGAATTTCTATTGAGGACATCGTGCAAATTTCTACAAAAATAGGTTTATCTTCTACTCCTTTAAAACTAACACAACCTCAATTAGAGGAAATACCTTTGCCCGCAATTCTTTTCTGGAAGCAAGATCATTTTGTTGTTTTAGAAAAAATAAAGCATAGAAAAGAAAAAATTTTCTATTATCTGGCAGACCCTGGCTATGGCAGAATTACATTAGACAGTGATGTTTTTTTGAAAGAATGGTTAGGAAGTAACGAAAAAGGAGTTGGTGTCGTTTTAGAACCATTAGATGATTTTTTACTGACGAATAACCAAAAAGAGGAAAAAAAATCAATATTCAATTCTCCTTTTATTATTTTAGCTTTTAAGTTTTTAGCCAAAAATAAGATAAAATATACAGGAGCAATCTTGCTTATATTATTAAGTCTGGCAGCAAATTTCTTTATTCCGTTCACTTTTCAAAAAATAATTGATACCGGTATTACTCCCAGAGCAATGGAGGTTGTTTATTATTTATTATTTGCTCAAATACTACTGTTTATTTCAAGATTTATTTCTGATTTTATAAGTCATTTAATACTTACTAATATAAATTTTAAACTAAGTGTTAATCTGAAAAAAGATCTGCTTACCAAGTTAATGCGATTACCTATAAAATTTTTTGATACAAGGTTGAATACAGAAACGCTACAGAGATTAAATGATCAAAGTAAAATACAGAATTTTCTTACCTGGAAAGGGATTGATCTGGTTTTAAATGTTTTAAATATATTCGTTTTTGGGGCTATACTCTGTTATTTTAATCCAATGGTTTTCGGAATGTATTTTTTTCTTTCGTTATTATCAATTGTTTGGGTTGTATTTTTCCTGAAGAAAAGAGCCATGCTTGAGTATGCGATGTTTTTAGGCCAATCAGAAAACAATAACAGCATCTATGAATTTATAATGAATATGTCTGAAATTAAGATCAATAATGCTCAAGGCAATATCATTAATAAAATTCTTAGAATTCAGACAAAACTAAACAGATTAGAACTACGCTCACTATTTCTTAATATGTATCAAAATATAGGAGTTGATTTTTTATCAAAACTGAAGGAGATTATTGCAATTGCAATATGCGCAATTTTAATTATAGATAATAAAATGACTTTGGGGACATTATTAAGTATTACCTATGTCATTGGGCAATTGATGAATCCTTTACAAAGCTTAGTTGGTTTTATTAAAGATACTCAGGATGCCAATATTGCAAATGAAAGAATTGGCGAAATTTACAATAACAATGATGAGGATAATAACTCTAAAATACATATTGACAATGAAAATTTTCAACAGATAAAATTAAATAATGTAGCCTTCAAATATCCAGGAAATTTTAATCCATTTGTACTGAATAATATTTCATTTCAAATCCCAGAGAACTCCGTAACAGCTATTGTAGGTTCTAGTGGTAGCGGAAAAACAACATTGCTAAAATTACTTTTAAAGTATTATCCTTCGACAGAAGGAGAAATTTTATTAGATGAACAAAACATCAATAATGTTTACTCTAACGAATGGCGTAAAAAATGTGGAATTGTTCTTCAAGATGGAAACATTTTTAGTGGCACGATAGCCGAAAATATTGCATTAGCGGAAGAAATAATAGATGAAGAAAAATTATTAAACGCTTCAAAAATTGCTTGCATTTTAGACTTTGTAGAATCATTGCCAATGGCTTTTCATACCAAAATAGGAAATACCGGTATCGAATTAAGCGGTGGTCAAAAGCAAAGAATTTTAATTGCCAGAGCGGTATATAAAAACCCTCATTATATCTTTTTTGATGAAGCAACATCAGCTTTAGACGCTGAAAATGAAAAAATCATTCACGACAACCTTCAAGAATTTTTTAAAGGAAAAACTGTGGTGATTATCGCACATCGTTTATCAACTGTAAAAAATGCCGACCAAATTATTGTACTCAAAAATGGGGAAATAGTCGAAACGGGAAATCATCAAGAATTAGTTTACAATAAAGCTAATTATTTTAATCTAGTAAAAAATCAATTAGAACTAGGTGCTTAA
- a CDS encoding radical SAM protein encodes MKYSQFNSIVPHEGKYALYNSFQNKVIFLDPELKDLLQAGISEGIDALEEVHPSFFEYLNDNKFIVKNECNEIDEVKKISKAVDENQKNYTLTINPTMNCNFKCYYCYETHIRKSRLEDKEIEKIKKFISSTASREKLEHFSLSFFGGEPLLYFERNVTPIIDYFTASCKENKKTFGIGFTTNGYLINQNFIDYFRNNKIDCALQITLDGYREEHDKVRYVSKTKGSYFEIVNNIKLLINNHFYVVLRINYTNENLPNTNKIPEDFSDIEQEIKDKYLKFDFHRVWEDNKVDDLHIVLEKNLSEIRDEGFVATGTYSPDNVNDSCYADKRNSVVINYNGDIFKCTARDFETKNRAGFISEEGDLIWEKDYLEKRMNAKFNNKPCLSCKIMPLCNGGCTQHAMEHIESGTEYCVYHGLESEKDIIVKTKIEDILNGILQEA; translated from the coding sequence ATGAAGTACAGCCAATTTAATTCTATTGTTCCACATGAAGGAAAATATGCACTATATAATTCCTTTCAAAATAAGGTAATTTTTTTAGATCCCGAACTAAAAGATCTTCTTCAGGCCGGAATTTCAGAAGGAATTGATGCTTTAGAAGAAGTTCATCCGTCTTTTTTCGAGTATTTAAATGACAACAAGTTTATTGTAAAAAATGAGTGTAATGAAATTGATGAAGTAAAAAAAATTTCAAAAGCAGTTGATGAAAATCAAAAAAATTATACACTTACAATCAACCCTACAATGAATTGTAATTTTAAATGCTATTATTGTTATGAAACACATATTAGAAAATCAAGATTAGAAGATAAAGAGATAGAAAAAATAAAGAAATTTATAAGTTCTACGGCTTCAAGAGAAAAATTGGAACACTTTTCATTATCATTTTTTGGAGGTGAACCACTGCTTTATTTTGAGAGAAATGTTACTCCGATAATTGATTATTTTACTGCCAGTTGCAAAGAGAATAAAAAAACTTTCGGTATTGGTTTCACAACTAATGGCTACTTAATTAATCAAAATTTTATTGATTATTTTAGAAATAACAAGATTGATTGTGCATTGCAGATTACTTTGGATGGATATAGAGAAGAACATGATAAAGTACGTTATGTGAGTAAGACAAAGGGATCTTACTTTGAGATCGTAAACAACATTAAATTATTAATAAACAATCATTTTTATGTTGTACTTCGAATCAATTACACAAACGAGAATTTACCAAACACAAATAAGATACCTGAAGATTTTAGCGATATTGAGCAAGAGATAAAAGATAAATACCTAAAATTTGATTTTCACAGAGTATGGGAAGATAATAAAGTAGATGATCTTCATATCGTTCTTGAAAAAAATCTATCAGAGATAAGAGATGAAGGCTTTGTGGCTACTGGAACTTATTCACCAGATAATGTTAATGATTCTTGTTATGCTGATAAAAGAAATAGCGTCGTCATTAACTATAATGGTGACATTTTTAAATGTACTGCCAGAGATTTCGAAACAAAAAATCGCGCAGGGTTTATTTCTGAAGAAGGTGATTTGATATGGGAAAAAGACTATTTAGAAAAGAGAATGAATGCAAAGTTTAATAATAAACCTTGCTTGAGTTGTAAAATAATGCCTTTATGCAATGGTGGATGTACACAACATGCCATGGAGCATATTGAATCCGGTACAGAATATTGCGTCTATCATGGACTTGAAAGTGAGAAAGATATAATTGTAAAAACAAAAATAGAAGATATACTAAATGGAATTCTACAAGAAGCCTAG
- a CDS encoding helix-turn-helix domain-containing protein, whose protein sequence is MYFANTKNQKVQLECANAYLAKANTENIAIRKAKANYQFALLYYDKNPNKAITYLDSVIKYSLNTNDRYFPASAYCEKADLLKRQFKFKEAMANYNLAEKIALKTNTDFYYNVLSFIGTTKSEDLEDYNEALTLYKKCYNFYKTKDVSSSQYSNYYQDIIFGIADCYKSLKNTDSTAYYNKLGYNESKITKNKKYQYLFILNEGANQLLKKNYKAALDSIDKALPIMITNNDTGNILASYYYLGKTYDGLRDKTMAVKNFIKVDSIYKKTKEISNEFIEGYPYLISFYKNKGDKENQLKYITAYMEIDSILQKNYKEFNTIVRKEYDTPHLFLEKEGLIQSLKNDKQKSYWGISTLLLVTISISCFGIYQQKQKNKYRFRFEKLINQKKTSNEISISNTKNEVGIQNIGKTEIGIGDELIKQILEKLDRFEYKKEYLQTNISIQTLSAAFKTNSKYISKIINTYKDKTFIQYINDLRIEHAIVLLKNNPKLQKYTIQALAYEFGFNNAESFSTAFFKKTGIKPSYFIKELEKLEIN, encoded by the coding sequence TTGTATTTTGCAAATACAAAAAATCAAAAAGTACAGCTAGAATGTGCGAATGCATATTTGGCTAAAGCTAACACTGAAAATATAGCTATTAGAAAGGCTAAAGCAAATTATCAATTTGCTCTTTTGTATTACGATAAAAATCCTAACAAGGCTATTACATATTTAGACAGTGTTATAAAGTATTCATTAAACACTAATGATAGGTATTTTCCAGCTTCTGCCTATTGTGAAAAGGCAGATTTACTTAAAAGACAATTCAAATTTAAAGAAGCAATGGCTAATTATAATTTAGCTGAAAAAATTGCACTTAAAACAAATACAGATTTCTATTATAATGTATTAAGCTTTATTGGTACTACAAAATCAGAAGATTTAGAAGACTATAACGAAGCTCTGACTTTGTATAAAAAATGCTATAATTTTTATAAAACAAAAGATGTAAGCTCATCTCAATACTCTAATTATTATCAAGACATTATTTTTGGCATTGCAGATTGCTATAAATCACTTAAAAACACAGACTCAACAGCTTATTATAACAAACTAGGTTATAATGAGTCAAAAATTACAAAAAATAAAAAATATCAGTATCTTTTTATCCTTAACGAAGGTGCGAATCAATTACTAAAAAAGAACTATAAAGCTGCACTAGATAGTATAGACAAAGCACTTCCAATAATGATTACTAATAATGATACAGGTAATATATTGGCATCCTACTATTATTTAGGAAAAACATACGACGGTTTGAGAGATAAGACAATGGCAGTAAAGAATTTTATTAAGGTAGATTCAATTTATAAAAAAACAAAAGAAATAAGCAATGAATTTATTGAAGGTTATCCATATTTAATTAGTTTTTACAAAAACAAGGGAGATAAAGAAAATCAATTAAAATACATAACAGCATATATGGAAATTGATAGCATTCTTCAGAAGAATTATAAAGAATTTAATACAATAGTCAGAAAAGAATATGATACTCCGCATTTGTTTTTAGAAAAAGAAGGGCTTATACAATCCTTGAAAAATGATAAACAAAAATCATATTGGGGTATTTCTACTCTTTTATTAGTTACTATTTCTATTAGTTGTTTTGGAATTTATCAACAGAAACAAAAAAACAAATACAGATTCAGATTCGAAAAACTTATAAATCAAAAAAAGACTTCAAATGAGATTTCTATAAGTAACACAAAAAATGAAGTTGGAATTCAAAATATTGGTAAAACAGAAATTGGTATTGGTGACGAATTGATTAAACAAATTTTAGAAAAACTCGATCGTTTCGAATATAAAAAAGAATATCTCCAAACAAATATAAGCATACAAACACTTTCTGCAGCATTTAAAACAAATAGTAAATATATTTCAAAAATTATTAATACGTATAAAGACAAAACATTTATTCAGTACATTAATGATTTACGAATTGAACATGCTATTGTTCTTCTAAAAAACAATCCAAAACTACAAAAATATACTATTCAAGCTCTTGCTTATGAATTTGGGTTTAATAATGCCGAGTCATTTTCTACAGCATTTTTCAAAAAAACAGGTATTAAACCGTCCTATTTCATCAAAGAATTAGAAAAATTAGAAATTAATTAA
- a CDS encoding outer membrane beta-barrel family protein, whose protein sequence is MIRIIIVATLLYSSSLFAQITVKGKVVNSKNTSFDVLEILLTDNKSKLEKSEIANVEGKFSFLAKKGGYLLQIKHLNKIIWKKDIILSNDLDLGEIIIQENEENLKEVIVNNKKKLIERKVDRLVFYVENSINATGGDATDALKLTPGIQLQNDVITMIGKSNLAVMLNNRLVQLSGDDLINFLKTIPSATIKSIEVITTPPAKYDAEGNSGIVNINLKKATNNTWNASLNGVYKQTAYSTGSMGGNFNYQKNKTSLVVNTNYSSGAYQGLENTKIYYPAQLWDSKVKGKNFINLLSNRIGLDYQFSRKWTMGIQYMGSYSKPDINDNDNTYLTDNFTKINNGKIKTSGNSLRKKNINAINWHSNIVLDTLGRDITIDLDYLNYISENNRNFYSNTSNSTQTDVPNGYMSANNLTEQKIDNYSAQINMQHPLKWVILNYGTKLSYSKTNNGVSYYDTTNGNSVYDPLQSNLFAYKENTQALYFTGNKKFHNGKWELQAGLRIENTQTEGNSITLHQINKNNYTKIFPTSYLTYTPNENHVYSLNYGKRIYRPNFKELNPFKWYSNPYSYTEGNPFLQPTYTHNLELNYSYKDYLNSSIVYSKDIDNSGQVTLLNGIDYTQKTTRLNYFNDYSFGLQQVYIYKKLKWLESQNTFYGYYQYSDSKIYPITPKSSQGLGATIGTLNTFTMNKNKTILSGFDLQYNFPHQSSDLVYNYATTQLNVFLRMFFYNKNLQIALIGNNLFKAYDYNNSSNRNNIESINKGYYDSRYVRLTISYKFGNTKINVSKRQISNEDEKGRIN, encoded by the coding sequence ATGATAAGAATAATAATTGTCGCTACCCTGTTGTATAGTTCTTCTTTGTTTGCACAAATAACAGTAAAAGGCAAAGTGGTTAATTCGAAAAACACTTCTTTTGATGTTTTGGAAATTCTACTTACCGATAATAAGTCTAAATTAGAGAAAAGTGAAATAGCCAATGTTGAAGGTAAATTTTCTTTTTTAGCAAAAAAAGGAGGTTATCTGTTACAAATAAAGCATCTAAACAAAATCATATGGAAGAAAGACATTATCTTATCAAATGATTTAGACCTCGGAGAAATTATAATACAGGAAAATGAAGAAAATCTAAAAGAAGTCATAGTAAATAATAAAAAAAAACTTATAGAAAGGAAAGTAGATCGTTTGGTTTTTTATGTCGAAAATTCGATTAATGCGACAGGAGGTGATGCAACAGACGCATTAAAATTAACCCCTGGAATACAACTACAAAACGATGTCATTACAATGATTGGCAAAAGCAATCTTGCAGTAATGCTTAATAACAGATTAGTACAACTTTCAGGTGATGATTTAATAAATTTCTTAAAGACAATTCCTTCCGCTACCATAAAAAGTATCGAAGTAATCACTACACCACCAGCTAAGTACGATGCTGAAGGAAATAGCGGAATCGTAAATATAAACTTAAAAAAAGCAACAAATAACACATGGAATGCTTCATTAAATGGGGTTTACAAGCAAACGGCATATTCCACAGGTAGTATGGGAGGAAATTTTAATTATCAAAAAAATAAAACTTCATTAGTTGTCAATACTAATTATTCTAGTGGAGCTTATCAAGGCTTAGAGAACACTAAAATATATTACCCTGCTCAATTATGGGATAGCAAAGTGAAAGGTAAAAATTTTATCAATTTGTTAAGTAATCGGATTGGGTTGGATTACCAATTTTCAAGAAAATGGACTATGGGAATTCAATATATGGGAAGTTATAGCAAGCCAGATATCAATGACAACGACAATACATATTTGACTGATAATTTTACTAAAATTAATAATGGCAAAATAAAAACTTCTGGTAACAGTCTGAGAAAAAAAAATATAAATGCTATAAATTGGCATTCCAATATTGTCTTGGATACCCTTGGGAGAGATATTACAATTGATCTTGATTATCTAAATTATATATCTGAGAACAATAGAAATTTTTATTCAAATACATCAAATTCTACGCAAACAGACGTTCCAAACGGATACATGTCTGCCAATAATCTCACAGAACAAAAAATTGATAATTATTCTGCCCAAATAAATATGCAGCACCCTTTGAAGTGGGTAATCTTAAATTATGGTACTAAATTGTCTTACTCTAAAACAAATAATGGAGTAAGCTATTACGATACCACAAATGGAAATTCCGTTTATGATCCTTTGCAAAGTAATTTATTCGCCTATAAAGAAAATACACAAGCCCTATATTTTACCGGAAATAAAAAATTCCACAATGGCAAATGGGAGCTACAGGCTGGTCTGCGAATTGAAAATACTCAAACAGAAGGAAATTCAATCACACTCCATCAAATAAATAAAAATAATTACACGAAAATTTTCCCAACTTCATATTTAACTTATACTCCTAATGAAAATCACGTTTATTCATTAAATTATGGTAAAAGAATATATAGGCCCAATTTTAAGGAATTAAATCCCTTTAAGTGGTATTCAAATCCATATTCTTATACAGAAGGAAATCCATTCTTACAACCAACATATACTCATAACTTAGAACTTAATTACTCCTATAAAGATTATCTGAACTCCTCAATTGTATATTCTAAAGACATAGACAATTCTGGTCAGGTAACATTACTGAACGGAATAGATTATACTCAAAAAACAACAAGATTAAACTATTTTAATGATTACAGTTTTGGTCTTCAACAAGTTTATATTTATAAAAAATTGAAGTGGTTAGAAAGTCAAAATACTTTTTATGGTTATTATCAGTATTCAGATTCAAAAATTTATCCGATAACTCCTAAATCCAGTCAAGGATTAGGGGCAACAATTGGTACTTTGAATACTTTCACAATGAACAAAAACAAAACAATATTGTCCGGGTTTGATTTGCAATATAATTTTCCTCATCAATCTTCGGATCTGGTTTACAATTATGCAACTACGCAATTAAATGTGTTTTTAAGGATGTTCTTTTATAATAAAAATTTACAAATAGCACTTATAGGAAACAACTTGTTCAAAGCTTATGACTATAACAATTCAAGTAATAGAAATAATATTGAGTCTATTAATAAAGGTTATTATGATTCAAGATACGTTCGCCTTACTATATCTTACAAGTTTGGAAATACAAAAATAAATGTGTCAAAAAGGCAAATAAGCAATGAGGATGAAAAAGGAAGAATAAACTAA